In Phreatobacter oligotrophus, the following are encoded in one genomic region:
- a CDS encoding flagellar motor protein MotA: MARELDPFKVSSPRIFLVRMLVFLALVGLVVFVLQREVQVAFMANPGLNGVIVAVGVVGVILSFRQVIRLFREVKWVNGFRLAEPGLVVERPPILLAPMATMLGARTGQMAISTLTMRSLLDSLATRLDEGRELARYLTGLLVFLGLLGTFWGLIETVTSVGKVINGLSTQGELGTIFEDMKRGLAEPLGGMGIAFSSSLFGLAGSLVLGFLDLQASQAQNRFYTEVEDWLSSTVQDMAVIGPSSTDGSAPQVSVADLQRAFDRLREAIGEAGGQRAGAAMANLAEGIQGLVTHMRSEQQVVRDWMQAQATDQKELRRLLEQVLREKGPV; encoded by the coding sequence ATGGCCCGCGAACTCGATCCTTTCAAGGTCTCGTCCCCGCGGATCTTCCTGGTCCGCATGCTGGTCTTCCTGGCGCTCGTGGGCCTCGTGGTCTTCGTGCTGCAACGCGAGGTGCAGGTGGCCTTCATGGCCAATCCGGGCCTCAACGGCGTGATCGTGGCGGTGGGCGTCGTCGGCGTCATCCTGTCGTTCCGGCAGGTGATCCGGCTGTTCCGCGAGGTGAAGTGGGTCAACGGCTTCCGCCTCGCCGAGCCGGGGCTTGTGGTGGAACGCCCGCCGATCCTGCTCGCGCCCATGGCGACCATGCTGGGCGCCCGCACCGGGCAGATGGCGATTTCGACGCTGACCATGCGCTCGCTGCTGGATTCGCTCGCCACCCGCCTCGACGAGGGCCGGGAGCTCGCCCGCTACCTCACCGGCCTCCTCGTCTTCCTCGGCTTGCTCGGCACCTTCTGGGGCCTGATCGAGACCGTCACCTCGGTCGGCAAGGTCATCAACGGCCTGTCGACGCAGGGCGAGCTCGGCACCATCTTCGAGGACATGAAGCGCGGCCTTGCCGAGCCGCTCGGCGGCATGGGCATCGCCTTCTCGTCCTCGCTCTTCGGCCTTGCCGGATCGCTCGTCCTCGGCTTCCTCGACCTGCAGGCGAGCCAGGCGCAGAACCGCTTCTACACCGAGGTGGAGGACTGGCTGTCCTCGACCGTGCAGGACATGGCGGTGATCGGCCCGTCCAGCACCGACGGATCGGCGCCGCAGGTGAGCGTCGCGGATCTGCAGCGCGCCTTCGACCGGCTGCGCGAGGCCATCGGCGAGGCCGGCGGCCAGCGCGCCGGGGCGGCCATGGCGAACCTCGCCGAGGGCATCCAGGGCCTCGTCACCCACATGCGCTCGGAGCAGCAGGTGGTGCGTGACTGGATGCAGGCCCAGGCCACCGACCAGAAGGAGCTGCGGCGCCTGCTCGAACAGGTGCTGCGCGAGAAGGGCCCGGTCTGA
- the rpmE gene encoding 50S ribosomal protein L31 produces the protein MKTGIHPDYHTIKVVMTDGTEYFTRSTYGKEGDVLQLDIDPKVHPAWTGGSQQLMDRGGRLSRFNQKFGGIGALKR, from the coding sequence ATGAAGACCGGCATCCATCCCGACTACCACACCATCAAGGTCGTCATGACCGATGGCACGGAGTACTTCACCCGCTCCACCTACGGCAAGGAGGGCGACGTACTCCAGCTCGACATCGATCCGAAGGTCCACCCGGCCTGGACCGGCGGCTCGCAGCAGCTGATGGACCGCGGCGGTCGCCTGTCGCGCTTCAACCAGAAGTTCGGTGGCATCGGCGCCCTGAAGCGCTGA
- a CDS encoding ABC transporter transmembrane domain-containing protein produces MSTVETAAGSLKAGTEPRRPKLRPLMRFLPFAWRYKALILGAGISLLVASLATLAVPLAIRRMIDFGFSVEGMINQYFAMLVVIAAVLAVASAARFYLVTTIGERVVADIRTAVFDHLATLSPAFFDKARTGELVSRLTADTTQLKSALGVSVSMALRNIIMFIGAVSMMVLTSPHLSLYVVGAIPILVIPLVAFGRDVRRRSRAAQDRLADATAYANENIQAVRTMQAFTAEASVTSRFAHAAEEAFNGARDANRARAILTAVIIFLVFASVVAVLWTGAQQVLAGTITSGRLSQFLLYAVMAASSLSQLSEVWSEVSQASGSAERLGEILAVQPDITAPEKPLVLPEPARGEVSFVAVRFGYPTRPETRILDDVTFTVKAGERVAIVGPSGAGKSTLFALVQRFYDPQGGVVRFDGVPVAEVDPRELRRRISLVPQDVAIFAASVAENIRYGRPDATDKEVAAAARMAHAEEFIARMPDGYASLVGERGVTLSGGQRQRIAIARAILRDAPLLLLDEATSALDAESETLVQEALSRLMTGRTTLVIAHRLATILDCDRIIVMDQGRVVEQGTHAELVAAGGLYARLAELQFRTAAGAAVEAQAATP; encoded by the coding sequence ATGTCCACGGTCGAAACCGCCGCCGGCAGCCTCAAGGCCGGCACCGAGCCGCGCCGTCCCAAGCTGCGGCCCCTCATGCGGTTCCTGCCCTTCGCCTGGCGCTACAAGGCGCTGATCCTTGGCGCGGGCATCTCGCTGCTCGTGGCCTCGCTGGCGACGCTGGCCGTGCCGCTCGCCATCCGGCGGATGATCGATTTCGGCTTTTCCGTCGAGGGCATGATCAACCAGTATTTCGCCATGCTGGTGGTGATCGCCGCGGTGCTGGCCGTCGCCTCCGCCGCCCGCTTCTATCTCGTCACCACCATCGGCGAGCGCGTGGTGGCCGACATCCGCACCGCCGTCTTCGACCATCTGGCGACGCTCTCGCCCGCCTTCTTCGACAAGGCGCGCACCGGCGAGCTCGTCTCGCGCCTCACCGCCGACACGACCCAGCTGAAGTCGGCCCTCGGCGTGTCCGTCTCCATGGCGCTGCGCAACATCATCATGTTCATCGGTGCGGTCTCCATGATGGTGCTGACCAGCCCGCACCTGTCGCTCTACGTGGTCGGCGCCATCCCGATCCTGGTGATCCCGCTGGTCGCCTTCGGCCGCGATGTGCGCCGCCGGTCCCGCGCCGCCCAGGACCGGCTGGCCGACGCCACCGCCTATGCCAACGAGAACATCCAGGCGGTGAGAACCATGCAGGCCTTCACGGCGGAGGCCTCTGTCACCAGCCGCTTCGCCCATGCCGCCGAGGAGGCCTTCAATGGCGCGCGCGATGCCAACCGCGCCCGCGCCATCCTCACCGCCGTCATCATCTTCCTCGTCTTCGCCAGCGTCGTCGCGGTGCTCTGGACCGGCGCCCAGCAGGTGCTGGCCGGCACCATCACCAGCGGACGCCTGTCGCAGTTCCTGCTTTACGCCGTGATGGCGGCGAGCTCCCTGTCGCAGCTCTCCGAGGTCTGGAGCGAGGTGAGCCAGGCCTCGGGCTCGGCCGAGCGGCTCGGCGAGATCCTCGCGGTGCAGCCGGACATCACCGCGCCTGAGAAGCCGCTGGTCCTGCCCGAGCCGGCGCGCGGCGAAGTGTCCTTCGTCGCCGTGCGCTTCGGCTATCCGACCCGGCCCGAGACGCGCATCCTCGACGACGTCACCTTCACCGTGAAGGCCGGCGAGCGTGTCGCCATCGTCGGCCCCTCGGGCGCTGGCAAGTCTACGCTCTTCGCCCTCGTCCAGCGCTTCTACGACCCGCAGGGCGGCGTCGTCCGCTTCGACGGGGTGCCGGTGGCCGAGGTCGATCCGCGCGAGCTGCGCCGCCGCATCTCGCTGGTGCCGCAGGACGTGGCGATCTTCGCCGCCTCGGTCGCCGAGAACATCCGCTACGGCCGTCCCGACGCCACGGATAAGGAGGTCGCCGCCGCCGCCCGCATGGCCCATGCCGAGGAGTTCATCGCCCGCATGCCCGACGGCTATGCCAGCCTCGTCGGCGAGCGCGGCGTGACGCTCTCCGGTGGCCAGCGCCAGCGCATCGCCATCGCCCGCGCCATCCTGCGCGACGCGCCGCTCCTCCTCCTCGACGAGGCGACCTCCGCCCTCGATGCCGAGAGCGAGACCCTGGTGCAGGAGGCTTTGTCGCGGCTGATGACGGGCCGCACGACCCTCGTCATCGCCCACCGCCTCGCCACCATCCTCGACTGCGACCGCATCATCGTCATGGATCAGGGCCGGGTGGTGGAGCAGGGCACCCACGCCGAGCTGGTCGCTGCCGGCGGCCTCTATGCCCGCCTCGCCGAGCTGCAGTTCAGGACGGCCGCAGGCGCAGCGGTGGAGGCTCAGGCCGCCACGCCATGA
- a CDS encoding GNAT family N-acetyltransferase — translation MTRIVPLRPEHRPALADLWVEAWAAAYPAIDFATRRGWLLDRLERMEAEGTRVLVAEVEGSPAGFVTVGSEGWIDQMLVGLGQQGRGVAAALMAAAKEASPSGLDLDVNADNGRAITFYRREGFVTTSHRLNEQGRPIDLMAWRPEPPPLRLRPS, via the coding sequence GTGACGCGGATCGTCCCGCTGCGGCCGGAGCACCGGCCCGCCCTTGCCGATCTGTGGGTGGAGGCCTGGGCTGCCGCCTATCCGGCCATCGACTTCGCGACACGGCGTGGCTGGCTGCTCGACCGGCTGGAGCGGATGGAGGCCGAGGGCACGCGCGTGCTCGTGGCGGAGGTCGAGGGTTCGCCTGCGGGCTTCGTCACCGTAGGATCGGAGGGCTGGATCGACCAGATGCTGGTCGGCCTCGGCCAACAGGGGCGCGGGGTGGCGGCCGCGCTGATGGCGGCGGCGAAGGAGGCCTCGCCGTCCGGCCTCGATCTCGACGTCAATGCCGACAATGGCCGCGCCATCACGTTCTATCGCCGCGAGGGCTTCGTCACGACCAGCCACCGGCTCAACGAGCAGGGCCGGCCCATCGACCTCATGGCGTGGCGGCCTGAGCCTCCACCGCTGCGCCTGCGGCCGTCCTGA
- a CDS encoding aminotransferase, producing MALTNLQVRDLETVLHPYTNQATIRDTGTLVLERAKGIHVYDVDGKPYIEGMAGLWCTSLGYGNEELADAAYAQMKKLSFTHLFGGKSHDPAIELAERLKEKAPVPISKVFFVCSGSEANDSQIKMIWYMNNAMGRPQKKKIVSRIKGYHGVTIASASLTGLPANHTDFDLPISGILHTSCPHHYRFGLEGESEEDFATRCAQDLEDLILREGPDTVAAFIAEPVMGAGGVIVPPKGYFEKMMAVCQRYDVFMIADEVICAFGRLGEWFGSSALGYKPNSISIAKALTSAYMPVGAILIPEEMYQATIVESKKVGTFGHGFTYSGHPVGAAVALKTLEIYDREKIIEKAAAKSPQFQAHLKALGDHPLVGEARGLGMMGALEMVADKRTKKAFEPKAGIGAKAVAIAQEEGVILRNLGDALALCPPLIISPEEIDDLFDRVARTLDRVLDHAKAEGLLAA from the coding sequence ATGGCTCTGACCAATCTCCAGGTCCGCGACCTGGAAACCGTCCTTCACCCCTATACGAACCAGGCGACGATCCGCGACACCGGCACGCTGGTGCTGGAGCGCGCCAAGGGCATCCATGTCTACGACGTCGACGGCAAGCCCTACATCGAAGGCATGGCGGGCCTGTGGTGCACCTCGCTCGGCTACGGCAACGAGGAGCTCGCCGACGCCGCCTATGCGCAGATGAAGAAGCTGTCCTTCACCCATCTCTTCGGCGGCAAGAGCCACGATCCGGCCATCGAGCTTGCCGAGCGGCTGAAGGAGAAGGCGCCCGTGCCGATCTCCAAGGTGTTCTTCGTCTGCTCGGGCTCGGAGGCCAATGACAGCCAGATCAAGATGATCTGGTACATGAACAACGCGATGGGACGGCCGCAGAAAAAGAAGATCGTCTCGCGCATCAAGGGCTATCACGGCGTCACCATCGCCTCGGCCTCGCTGACCGGCCTTCCCGCCAACCACACCGATTTCGACCTGCCGATCTCAGGCATCCTCCATACCTCGTGCCCGCACCACTATCGCTTCGGGCTGGAGGGCGAGAGCGAGGAGGATTTCGCTACCCGCTGCGCCCAGGACCTCGAGGACCTGATCCTGCGCGAGGGGCCGGACACGGTCGCCGCCTTCATCGCCGAGCCGGTGATGGGCGCCGGCGGCGTCATCGTGCCGCCGAAGGGCTATTTCGAGAAGATGATGGCGGTCTGCCAGCGCTACGACGTGTTCATGATCGCCGACGAGGTGATCTGCGCCTTCGGCCGCCTCGGCGAATGGTTCGGCTCTTCGGCGCTCGGCTACAAGCCGAACTCCATCTCCATCGCCAAGGCGCTGACCTCGGCCTACATGCCGGTCGGCGCCATCCTCATCCCCGAGGAGATGTACCAGGCGACCATCGTCGAATCGAAGAAGGTCGGCACCTTCGGCCACGGCTTCACCTATTCCGGCCACCCGGTCGGCGCGGCCGTCGCGCTGAAGACGCTGGAGATCTACGACCGCGAGAAGATCATCGAGAAGGCGGCGGCCAAGTCGCCGCAGTTCCAGGCGCATCTGAAGGCGCTCGGCGACCATCCCCTCGTCGGCGAGGCCCGCGGCCTCGGCATGATGGGCGCGCTGGAAATGGTGGCCGACAAGCGCACCAAGAAGGCCTTCGAGCCCAAGGCCGGCATCGGCGCCAAGGCGGTGGCCATCGCCCAGGAGGAAGGCGTCATCCTGCGCAACCTCGGCGATGCGCTGGCGCTCTGCCCGCCGCTGATCATCTCGCCGGAGGAGATCGACGACCTCTTCGACCGCGTCGCCCGCACGCTCGACCGCGTGCTCGACCACGCCAAGGCAGAAGGCCTGCTCGCGGCCTGA
- a CDS encoding peptidoglycan -binding protein — translation MALSRSRRGERGIDYWPGFVDALSTFLLAIIFMLSVFMLAQYFLSREIAGKDETMVRLQRQIAELGDLLQLERGQRQTLQEGLAAITATLGTSDAERRRLQGLLDEAQGQAGSAVGRATTLEQQLAEQRRNSQAAIAQIELLNQQIAALRRQLAALEEALGASEARDRDAQSRITDLGRRLNLALAQRVQELSRYRSEFFGRLREILAERSDIRVVGDRFVFGSEVFFGSSQAEIEPGGRAELDKLAAALLQLEKDIPTDIPWVLRVDGHTDARPIQGGRFRSNWELSASRSIAVVQYLISRGIPPQRLVAAGFGEFQPIDQGDSPEALARNRRIELRLTDR, via the coding sequence ATGGCCCTGTCGCGGTCGCGCCGCGGCGAACGCGGGATCGACTACTGGCCGGGCTTCGTGGACGCGCTGTCCACCTTCCTGCTCGCCATCATCTTCATGCTCTCGGTCTTCATGCTGGCGCAGTATTTCCTGTCGCGGGAGATCGCCGGCAAGGACGAGACCATGGTGCGCCTGCAGCGCCAGATCGCCGAGCTTGGCGACCTGCTGCAGCTGGAGCGCGGCCAGCGCCAGACGCTGCAGGAAGGGCTTGCCGCGATCACCGCGACGCTCGGCACCTCGGATGCCGAGCGGCGTCGGCTGCAGGGGCTCCTGGACGAGGCGCAGGGCCAGGCGGGCAGCGCCGTGGGGCGCGCCACCACGCTCGAGCAGCAGCTCGCCGAGCAGCGCCGCAATTCACAGGCCGCCATCGCCCAGATCGAGCTCCTGAACCAGCAGATCGCGGCCCTGCGCCGCCAGCTCGCCGCCCTGGAAGAGGCCCTCGGCGCCAGCGAGGCGCGCGATCGCGATGCGCAGTCGCGCATCACCGATCTCGGACGGCGGCTGAACCTGGCGCTGGCCCAGCGCGTCCAGGAGCTGTCACGCTACCGCTCGGAGTTCTTCGGCCGCCTGCGCGAGATCCTCGCCGAGCGCAGCGACATCCGCGTCGTCGGCGATCGCTTCGTCTTCGGCTCCGAGGTGTTCTTCGGGTCGAGCCAGGCGGAGATTGAGCCGGGCGGGCGCGCCGAACTCGACAAGCTCGCGGCAGCGCTTCTCCAGCTGGAGAAGGACATCCCCACCGACATCCCCTGGGTGCTGCGGGTGGACGGCCATACCGACGCGCGGCCGATCCAGGGCGGGCGGTTCCGCTCCAACTGGGAGCTGTCGGCCTCCCGCTCCATCGCCGTGGTCCAGTATCTGATCAGCCGGGGCATCCCGCCGCAGCGGCTGGTCGCGGCCGGCTTCGGCGAGTTCCAGCCGATCGACCAGGGCGACAGCCCGGAGGCGCTCGCCCGCAACCGGCGCATCGAGCTGCGCCTCACCGACCGGTGA